Genomic window (Spirosoma sp. KCTC 42546):
TGCGCATGAGCTGTACACCATTCCCCGGCAGATTCAGGCGGGTCGCGTGTGGGTAAACTGCTACCACGATTACCCGGCCCACGCACCGTTTGGCGGCTACAAGAAGTCGGGTTTTGGCCGTGAAAACCACCTGATGATGTTAAACCACTATCGCCAGGTTAAAAACCTGCTGATCTCGTACAGCAAAAACAAATTAGGGTTCTTTTGACAAAGGGGAGAAAAGGGAGGAAGGAGAGAGGGACGTAAGGGAGAACGTAAATCTATCTCTTGTTTGGTCCCTTCCCCCTCCTCCCTTTCGTCCCTCTCCTCCTTCCTCCCTTTTCTCCCTCTTCGTTATGGAAAGAATAGACCTCACTCCGGCGGCAGCCGAGATTATTGATAAACTCCGCGCTGATCACGGACCACTTATGTTTCACCAGAGTGGGGGTTGTTGCGATGGCTCCTCGCCTATGTGCTATGCTGTCGGTGATTTTATCATTGGCTCATCGGATGTGCTGCTGGGCCAGATTTACGGCTGTGATTTCTGGATGTCGAGCGATCAATTTGAATACTGGAAACACACGCACTTAACCGTTGACGTAACCCGTGGGCGTGGGGCCAGTTTCTCGCTTGAAATCCCGCTGGGTGTTCGATTTCTGATTCGGTCCCGGCTCTTTGACGATGATGAATTTGCTCAATTAGCCCCCGTTCATGTTGGGCCACTGGAGGAAGTATAACGGTTTAAGGTAGTCAGTATTCGGTTTACCGTGGTTACTGCAAAATCCGATCACTCTGCCTAAATTAGGCACCTAAAAATTGCAAAGTGAATCCTGTAAATCGTTAACAATCAGCTTGCTTTGTAATGTTCATACCTGTATATTCGATTAGTATTCTCTAAACACTTACAGGTATGAACGTTTTAAACCGAATTGAAAACTGGGGGGATACGCATCACCCCGCCTGGACCGACGCCCTACGTATTGTACTCGGAATTATCCTGGTGCTGAAGGGGGTTAGCTTTATCAGTGATACAGCCTACCTCACACGCTTAGTGGGTGGTCTGCATTTCAGCCTTTGGCCCGTCATGCTGGTACATTACGTTGCTTTTGCTCATCTGATGGGCGGCTTTCTAATTGCGCTTGGCTGCCTGACCCGGTTGATGGTCGTTCTGCAACTGCCTATTCTTGTTGGTGCGCTGTTCTTCGTAAATATCCGTCAGGGCTTTTCGCCCCTGAATTCTGAACTCTGGTTATCGGTTATCGTCCTGTTATTGCTCCTATGGTTCCTCGTCATCGGATCCGGAAAATTCTCGATGGATGAGTATGTGAAGCAGCATAGTCATTGATTTTTTAACCGTGCGGGCGGAACGCCCGCACGGTTAAAAAATATACCGAATCTCACACCAGGGAATCTCCTCCTTCACCAACTGCTCGAATACATCAATCATCTTACGCTTCAACTGGTGCTGATACCGAATGTTCCAGCCACCAAACTGGCTTACTTTACTCTCCTGTAATTCGGGTACCCACAATAGTTCTTCTGCCTTTGGATTGATGGCTAAGTTAGCCTGATGCTGCCATTGGTTGTGGGTCAGAAAAATTACTTCACATTTGAGTTGAGCCCGGACTTCGGGGCGCAACGCTGCATCGAGTTGACGAAACAACTCACGATAGTCATTTCGCCACGCTTTTCTGTCTCCATCAGGGCCGCTGTAGACAATGACGGGTGAGAAATTTACGTGCACCTCATAGCCCGCATCGTAAAAGTCATTGATAGCAGCAATTCGCTTTTCAATACTATCGGTACGCACATCGACTAGCTTACTGACATGACTGGGCATCAGACTGAAACGAATCCGTATTTTACGTTTTGGATCGAAGTTGAGCAGTGCTGGATTAACAAACTTGGTCGCAA
Coding sequences:
- a CDS encoding DUF779 domain-containing protein; amino-acid sequence: MERIDLTPAAAEIIDKLRADHGPLMFHQSGGCCDGSSPMCYAVGDFIIGSSDVLLGQIYGCDFWMSSDQFEYWKHTHLTVDVTRGRGASFSLEIPLGVRFLIRSRLFDDDEFAQLAPVHVGPLEEV
- a CDS encoding DoxX family protein — protein: MNVLNRIENWGDTHHPAWTDALRIVLGIILVLKGVSFISDTAYLTRLVGGLHFSLWPVMLVHYVAFAHLMGGFLIALGCLTRLMVVLQLPILVGALFFVNIRQGFSPLNSELWLSVIVLLLLLWFLVIGSGKFSMDEYVKQHSH
- a CDS encoding spore photoproduct lyase family protein, which produces MPDFNPSIILYTADSLNEQGEAVLAQFPQAETLELKQHNRLPELGMNHFKVKSDVLVLGKLKSQAIKWSGRSADYIAPSLANGCFGACTYCYVDRHKNVNPITLFTNIDENLTSVDKHVQLLAWPKPANQTDPTYWTYDIGCNSDISIDYDLTEGMQQVFAFYRDHTRAKATFATKFVNPALLNFDPKRKIRIRFSLMPSHVSKLVDVRTDSIEKRIAAINDFYDAGYEVHVNFSPVIVYSGPDGDRKAWRNDYRELFRQLDAALRPEVRAQLKCEVIFLTHNQWQHQANLAINPKAEELLWVPELQESKVSQFGGWNIRYQHQLKRKMIDVFEQLVKEEIPWCEIRYIF